From the Pomacea canaliculata isolate SZHN2017 linkage group LG4, ASM307304v1, whole genome shotgun sequence genome, one window contains:
- the LOC112562882 gene encoding uncharacterized protein LOC112562882, which yields MEVSMDMDRTAEPSLSERLSSGRDGGRRRMPTGSRPPNRNWLTPDSVARYALPAYLLTITVTWYMGVSDVLPVLYSDWGETFVLWQQGFVTVVFVETMLNWLCIRYVDSSYTWYLKKKHALGGRGRARGHELGGHGDRNNVPTFGSPRSISLNLGDSRENLAAGEDSCRHPNGATMVENLERGDHRDDPRYKTEERSMLEDRKGFDEAWRPTFRPPQRTTFSYWSWVPCYVCEFMRPPRCHHCPVCQTCVLKRDHHCYFAGACVGWRNQRHFIVFSVWAVLAVIYALGHAVPFLYSHLWPHMAAFDLIAPVAVLRWLVGYLPGRTCLCIVVIYLLLYFLLLTSGFLHEQAALIRKGVTSFEVSNLKKSLELEETRCFRLKMRSVFGRYWALNLIVPLHWVFETEEDPENWPHVKVHRH from the exons ATGGAGGTTAGTATGGACATGGACAGGACAGCAGAGCCAAGTCTGTCGGAGCGACTGTCCAGCGGCAGGGATGGCGGAAGACGACGCATGCCTACCGGAAGTCGACCACCGAACCGAAACTGGCTGACCCCTGACTCCGTAGCCAG ATACGCTTTACCAGCCTACCTGCTCACTATCACTGTCACGTGGTACATGGGCGTGTCTGACGTCCTTCCGGTGCTGTACTCGGACTGGGGAGAGACATTTGTGCTGTGGCAGCAGGGTTTCGTCACCGTCGTCTTCGTGGAGACGATGCTCAACTGGCTGTGCATTCGCTACGTGGACTCCTCCTACACGTGGTACCTCAAGAAGAAACACGCGCTGGGTGGACGAGGTCGAGCGCGAGGTCACGAGTTGGGTGGTCATGGCGACAGGAACAACGTCCCAACCTTCGGCAGTCCTCGCAGCATTTCGCTAAACCTGGGGGATTCTCGTGAGAATCTCGCCGCCGGGGAGGATTCGTGCCGTCACCCCAACGGTGCAACGATGGTCGAGAACTTAGAAAGAGGAGATCATCGGGACGACCCTCGATACAAAACCGAAGAAAGATCCATGTTGGAAGACAGGAAGGGTTTTGACGAAGCCTGGCGCCCGACGTTTCGACCTCCCCAACGGACAACTTTCTCGTACTGGTCATGGGTACCCTGCTATGTCTGCGAGTTCATGCGGCCACCCCGTTGCCACCACTGCCCCGTGTGCCAGACCTGCGTTCTCAAGCGCGACCACCATTGCTACTTCGCCGGCGCATGCGTAGGTTGGCGCAACCAACGGCATTTCATCGTCTTTTCGGTTTGGGCCGTGCTGGCCGTCATTTACGCTTTGGGCCACGCCGTGCCCTTCTTGTACTCGCACCTGTGGCCGCACATGGCGGCCTTTGATCTCATCGCACCTGTGGCCGTGCTGCGCTGGCTTGTCGGCTACCTGCCTGGCAGGACCTGTCTCTGCATCGTCGTTATCTACCTCCTCCTCTACTtcctgctgctgacgtcaggcTTCCTGCACGAGCAGGCGGCTTTGATTCGGAAAGGGGTGACGTCATTCGAGGTGTCCAACCTGAAGAAGTCTCTGGAGCTGGAGGAGACGAGGTGTTTCCGTCTGAAGATGCGGTCGGTCTTTGGCCGGTACTGGGCGCTGAACTTGATTGTGCCCTTGCACTGGGTGTTCGAAACGGAGGAGGATCCAGAAAATTGGCCACATGTCAAAGTTCACAGAcactaa